Sequence from the Panicum virgatum strain AP13 chromosome 5N, P.virgatum_v5, whole genome shotgun sequence genome:
TCGTGAACGGTGGAATGCGGTGAGGTGACAAAAAAAACTGTGCAGTGCGGTCGTGGGGATCGACAGAAACTGCAATCCTTGTGAGCATCATCCTCGTTCCCTTTTGCCTTGCTGCTTAATTTAGGATCCGCTTGCGCTTGGCATCGATGTCACCAACAGTAAAACAGATCTGCGAGGGAGTGCTGCTACTCTGCACACTGCAGCCGGTACACCCGACGGAGACTCAAGTCACGCAAGTGTATTTCCTGTGACGCCATCGTACTAACTGGACGCCCCGCTGTTGATCGCCGGACATGCGAGCCCGCGCGCTACAGGGTCTGTTTATCTGTTGAGACTTCACACCAACATGGCACTGTGCCTGTGACGGCGCCCTCCACCGTGCACCTGTTTTCTTTCTTGTTCGACGCATGAACAAGCAGCCACCACCGCTCCATCGTGCCTGCGAGATGAggtgcggcgcgaggaggggaTCGATTCCGCGGGTAAGGTTAGGCCTCgtgtcttcctttttttttggagtCTACTAATCGCGGTTATGCAGACGCGGCGACGACGTTGATTGGATTCTTCGCAGTAGTAGAGGTTGCGGCTTCCCAATCCGGGCGAGGGGTTGCTTCTTGCTTGCTGATGACAGGGTTGATGGTATGGCTGGGCaaaatacccgaaacccgaagccCGAATCCGAAAAAtccgagcccgaacccgaaaaatccgaacccgaaaaacccgaaccccaATTCGGGTTCTAACctacggtacccgaaattattacgggtagttcgggtattgggccacggtacccgaattacccgaactacccgaaatcAGCCCACTCAAGTctatttgtttatttttggcCCAGCGGCCCAGCCCACCGCTCCACCAGGCCACCGCTCCCACCCCCAttacgcccgcgccgccgcccccgcccccaggCCTCCAGTAcggcgcaccgccgccgccactccgtgAGCGCGAGCTTCAGGGTCCGTCTTTCCCGCTCGCCCACCCCGCCTCCATCCACCGGCCccgcctccgtcgagctccgtcggccccgcgcccccgccggcgacctcgtctGTTGGCTCCGCCTTGCCCCCGCCGCGCTCCCCTGCTTGcggaccgcgagctccgccgaccccgcgcctcgccggcgacctcaCCCGTCGTCGGCTCCTCCTCAGCCCCGCCGCGTTCCCTTGCCCACGGATTTGCGAGCTCAGCTGGCCCCGCGCCCCCACCGGCGACCTCGTCCGCTGGCTccgcctcgcccccgccgcgttCTCCTGCTCGcggaccgcgagctccgccggtcCCGCGCCCCGCCGTGTTCCCCTGCTCGCGGACCTCGAGCTTCGCCGGACTTGCGCCCCCGCCGGTGATCTCGtccgccggctccgcctcgcccccgccgcgaACTTCATCTTCAGCAATACAGGgtgggtggaggtggccaaTGCGCCTCCCTGCTCCCTGCTCGCCAGCCAagaggcaggcggcggcggcggtggagatggccgccgctcctccctgtTCCCTGCTCGCCGGTCAAGAGGcgggacggcagcggcggcgcggggggagGTGGCCGCGCGCCTCCCTGCTCGGGCTGCTGGAGGGAGATGGATGGGGGAGGGCCCAGTGGTCAGCGGGAGGACCTCGGGTATATCGGgtatacccgaacccgaaattgCGGGTACCCGAATTGTCGGGTAGTGATTTTTCAGAGTTAAAATCGGGTAGCATTTTCTACTACCCGAATTTTGtattacccgaattacccgaccCGAAAAATTCGGATAACCCGAATGCCCAGTCATAGTTGATGGCGAGGGGTACAATACATATATTCATATCCTTCGTGCAACGATTCTTCTTCAGACTTATCCGCTGCGAAGTGCGAACGTTCTTCTACGGCCGGAGCTAGCACTCCGGCAGCGCGTGGTATGGGCACGGCTCGCTGATTTGGCTGCTCGCCCCATTTATGGTCGCCCGGGCATCGATTCGGTGTCGTCTAAAAGTACGTGCTACGGATTTTTACAGAGGACGTGCTACGCCACTCACTGCTCCGGATACTCCCGCACCAAAATTAAACCGGCGAACTCTCTACTGCCATGTGCTTTCCTGTGGCGTTATCCTTCCATCCACCTGTCGCATCGccccgggggaggggaggggaaggaaaCGTGTGCCCCACGTACGGTGTTGTTCGTACTGCTCGCTAATAAGGCTGGCCGAGGCTTCACACTAACGTGACAGCGCCCCTCCCGCCCGCACGCCCTCACTGATTTCTCCCTCTAATCAGAACctaattataaatttataatcaccAGCTTCATTCGCCGGCCCCTCGTTGGAAACAAAGTTGTTGCGGCCGTCTCAGCGTTACGAGCCACTGTTTATGAGTGCGGGCTTGCCACGAGCCAGCGCAGGCTGTATACGGGTGCGCACCGCACAAGCGTTGTGCCGTGTTTGGCCCGCGTGAGGCAGTGTGCCGCACGGCGcgcgggcagcagcggcgcggcgcacccGGCGTCGCACCGGCACCGCCGGGAGGACCCGGTCCACGTGCTCCGCAGCCACCTGAGAGTTCCAACGAACCCACCACCGGCCCGCTTGTAtactccggcggcggccgcgccacgCGGACTCGTGCGCGCTCGCTGGCTCGGTCGGTCGCTGCCGGCGGGGCCCGCCCGGTGGTGATcggttgctgctgctgagagaGCTCGGGTCTCACGCCCTTTTCGAGTCGCCCCCGCCCGACCCTCCGGCGCGCGTGTCCTGCCGCCCCGCGGAATTGCCCGAACTGCCCCCCGCGCACGCACCATCTGACCATCCCACCCCTCGCGACGCCTGCCGCGCCGTGCCGCCTGCCTTTGTtcgcccgccccgccccgccccgccccgcccccgtAACAAAACGCTGCGACGCGGACGACGACCCCACCCCACCGTCCCTCTCCGCTCGCCTCGTTgcgtgcccccgccgccgcctcgacgtcCGCCGGCGACCCGGCCGGCTCCACGCCGGGTGGCCTCCTCTGCCCCTGCCGCTGCCGTCGCCTCGGCTGCCGCGGCCCGCGCGCGGACGGCCGGCCGCGACCACCCATGGCGGCGACCGCGGATCCGAGGGCgaagccgccgcccgcggcgccgTCGCACCACCTGATGAAGCCGTGGgcgccccagccgccgccgcctcgcgcccacCGCGTGCCCTCGCGCCCGCAAGTTGCcgagggaggcggcgcgcgCGATCGGCGCCGCTCCGCCTCGTCGCACCGacgtgccggcgccgccgccgtggaggagccgccgccgacgtGTGAAGGCCGGCTGGAAGATCTCCGGGCCAAGCTCATGGGCCacctccgcgacgccgccgaccGCCTCCGTCTGCCGCCGGCGCGGAAGCCGGAGCCCCggtcgccggagccggagcccgagcGTCAGCCTCCGGCAGCGCCGCTTCCGCCGCCCGAGCAGCAGGAGGGCGCGGCCCCAGCAGCTACGGCCGCCCGGCCGTGGAACCTGCGCGACCGGAAGTGCCGCCGGCAGACGGCACGtggggccgccgcggcgctcgccgcGTCGCCCGCGTGGGAGCCCGCGGCGGAGAAGGCGCGGGCCGACGACGCGCGCGCGCCCTTCACCGTGGCGctgacggcggaggaggtggaggaggacgtGTACGCGCTGACCGgcgcccggccgcggcggcgtccccggAAGCGGCCGCGCGTCGTGCAGCGGCAGCTCGATGTAAGGCAAATTCCCCGTActgccccttcctccctcccctccaaaGTCCAAATCACACCTCTCTTTTTGCACAAAAaaggataaataaaaaaaacaaataaactGCTATTTTACCCACTCGATACGCTATTAGCCTCTGCTTAGCGAGCACAAATTATTATTGTATAATGATAACAGTATAGGGGTACTCTCTTCTCATCAGCATTGAATAATAAACAATGAATTCTTGGGCGGAGGAGCACCGCACTGGCGATCCGTCCAGCTAATACTCACACTGGCTGTTGTCCCGTGCAGTCGCTGTTCCCCGGGCTGTGGCTCACCGAGATCACCGCCGACGCCTACAAGGTCGCCGACGAGTAGCGCAAGCTGCAACAGCAACccgccaccacctgctgctgcaGCCCTGGTTCTTTCTCCACCATTCCATTCTACTACTACCCTTGTTACGAGTCGCGGAAATCTTCAAGCAGAACCTGTCTGTAACTAGCTAGGTCTAGTCGAGCTGATGATAGGTACCTGTGGTCGCTCGCTCGCCTTGTCCCATTCCGTGTAACCTTTTTCCCCCCTTCACTTAAAAATCTTAACCAGTGAGTGTGTCGATCGATCTCTCGCTCTCCGGGTGTAGAGGACGGGACTGGTCGGATGCTTGTAACCCACTACTCCCAGATCCTTTATCCACCCATGCCGTCTGGCAGTGGCCGGCAGGGCTTCTACTCCGCTCCGCCACGGCGGCCTTGCATCCTGATGGTCGGTCGCGTTCTCCCCTGCCCGGTTACGGCGTCCCGTGGGGTGGTCTCGTCGGGGTGCGGTGCGGGGGGCGCCCCCGTGGTTTCTCCGCACGGGCAGCGGGGGGTGCGGCGTGATTTTTCCATCGGGCCGGGAGAGCGAGGTCGTTGGTTGGGCTGGTCCGGGGATCCTTGGATCCCGCCTGTAACCTGTTGGGGTTGGGACTTGCTGCCGAGACTTGGGGCTAACATGACGGGACCATGGATCCTATTACTACTGATCACTAGGCATGCTGAGGTTTTGGCTGCTCGAGTCCAGATGCTACGCAGATCCCTCATGGCCGGGTACCTGGTACCGCCCCGAACTCGAATTCATGCGGACGCGGCATGTGGTTGATGGCGCGGGGGTACCGGGGTACGTGTACAGCCACCGTGGAAGCGCGAGCACACATGATTGGCCAGCGTCGCATGGCCTGCCAAGACGAGACGAGATGCGCCTGTGCGTGTGGGGGGCTAGGCCGCCAGGGGCAGTACGGGAAGCGGGTTCGGTTCGGTCCGGTCGGGTTCACCGTTCCCGTGCGCTCGCCGGATCTTCTGTAACGGGAGCGATCCTTTGTTTGCCACTCCTACGCGATCAATAAAGGCGAGCTCACGTAAAGCGACGGCGCGGCGTTGTCGGGGCCGGTCCCACGCGTCAGCCGCGCTACCGCGCCGGGCGTGTACTGTAGCTGCTAGAGCGACAGGCAAGCCGCCGCTTCCCCTCGTGGAGCCGGATTCGGAACGGAGGCCCACATGTAGAGGACACTCTCTCCCGTGCGTTTGCGAATTGCCGGGTCCGCGCGTTGAAGCAGGCACGAAGTTTGCAGGAGCGGCGTCTCGGCGAGTGCGGGTGCGGAGGCCGCCGGCCAGCTGCCGTTTCA
This genomic interval carries:
- the LOC120675398 gene encoding proline-rich protein HaeIII subfamily 1-like; translated protein: MAATADPRAKPPPAAPSHHLMKPWAPQPPPPRAHRVPSRPQVAEGGGARDRRRSASSHRRAGAAAVEEPPPTCEGRLEDLRAKLMGHLRDAADRLRLPPARKPEPRSPEPEPERQPPAAPLPPPEQQEGAAPAATAARPWNLRDRKCRRQTARGAAAALAASPAWEPAAEKARADDARAPFTVALTAEEVEEDVYALTGARPRRRPRKRPRVVQRQLDSLFPGLWLTEITADAYKVADE